In the Streptomyces coeruleoprunus genome, AGCGGTCCCCTGTCGACGGGAACCGCTCCCTTCACCACGTCTTACTTGGCGCCCGCAGCACCGCGGCGGATGCCGAGGCGGTCGACCAGCGTACGGAAGCGCTGGATGTCCTTCTTGGCCAGGTACTGCAGCAGGCGGCGGCGCTGACCGACCAGGATCAGCAGACCACGACGGGAGTGGTGGTCGTGCTTGTGGGTCTTGAGGTGCTCGGTCAGGTCCGAGATGCGGCGGGAGAGCAGCGCGACCTGGACCTCGGGGGAGCCGGTGTCGCCCTCCTTGGTGCCGAACTCGGCCATGATCTGCTTCTTCGTGGCGGCGTCGAGAGACACTCGGTACTCCTCTTGGTGTTCGATGCGCCCGCGAGTGCCCCTGGTCTTGGTCTCAGGGGAACTTCCGTGACTCGGAGGCGAAGGCTCGATGAGCGCTGCCCCCAGATCATCCGGGGGCGCGTACACAAACGGCCGTCACACAGCGTACCAGTCCTTCTATGACGTCAGCGCACGGATGGAGTGGTAGACGTCGAAGACCGCGAGGCAGAGCGGGACGAGCGTGAGCAGTACGGCGGCCTCGGCGATCTCCAGGAAGCGGCCCCAGAACGGGGTTACGCCCTTGTTCGGCACGATCAGGCCGATGGCGACGATCAGCGCCGCGACGCCCGCGATGGCGGCCGCCAGCCAGATCGTCCGCAGCTCCAGAGCGCCGCCCTGGCCGCGCAGGGCGTCGCGCATGACGCCGGCCGGCGGGTTGAGGGCCAGGCCGAGGCCGAGGAGCACCAGGGCGCCCAGGCCCGCGGCGAGGGCGCAGCCGATCTGGGCGGTGTAGCGGAACAGGTGGGCGCGCATGAGCATGGCCACGCCGGTGGCGAGGGCGAGCAGCTGGGCCCACACGTCGTCGGAGAAGCCGAGGACGGCGCCCGCTCCCACGGCGAGCAGCGCGCAGCCGCCGACGAGGCCGACCAGCAGCTCGTGGCCGCGGCGGGCCTGGGCCGCGATGCGCTCGGCGTCGACCGGGCCCTGCGGGGCGGGGTCGTTGCCGTCGTATCCGCCGCCGACCGCCGTGCGCGGCGGGTCGAAGCCGATGGGCAGGCGGGCGAAGCGGGTCGACAGGCCCGGCAGGAAGGCGAGGGCGCCCACGGCGAGCGGGGAGCACACGGCGGCGCTCTCGACGGGCGCCATCCCGGTCAGGGTCGCGACGAACGTGACGATCATGCCGACGGCCGAGGCGAAGGCGAACGCCACGAAGGGGCCGTCCCCGCCGGGCGCGACGATCGTCAGGATCACCGACACGACGAGCACGGCTGCGCACGCCAGCAGGAACTGGAGCCTGCCGGGGCCATGGCCCTGGGCGAGCGGCAGCAGGCCGGAGCCGGCGACCGCGGCGTTCGCCATGGCGCCGACACCGAGGGCGATGGCCGAGCCCCGGTCGTCGTACACCCGGGCCCGTACGCAGGCGAGGGTCAGCAGCAGCACGCCGGCGACGCCCGCCAGGATCGCCGGGAGGCCGTGCATGTCGTGGCGGGGACCGGACGTCCAGAGCACGAACGCCAGGAGGACCAGCAGGACGGACCCGCCGAAGAGGCCGGAGCCGCGCATGAGGGCGTCGGTCCAGAACGTGCGGTCACGGGCGACCGCGGACGCCACGGCGTCGGAGACGTCGTCGAAGACGGCCGGGGGGAGCGACTCGGCGAACGGCCGCAGGGAGAGCAGCTCGCCGTCGAGGATGCGCTGGGCCGCCAGCGAGCGGGCGCCGTCGAGGACCTTGCCGTCGCGGCGCACCAGGTGGTAGCCGACCGGGCCGCCCTCCACCGGGCTCTGGCCGGAGAGGCGCAGGATCTCCGGGTAGAGGTCGGCGACGGGGATGTCCTCGGGCAGAGCGACGTCGACGCGGCCGTCGGGCGCGACGACCGTGACGCGACAGAAGCCGGTTCCGCCGCCGGACGGCGTGGCGGGACCCGGGTGACCGGCTGCGGTGGCCGCCGCTGGGGCCGTCATACTCACCTGCTGCTTCCCCTCGTGATGCTGTGCGGGATTCCGTGGATGGACGGAACTTCGCGGGACTTCTCTGGACTTCTCGGACGGAGTGCGGACTTCTCGGGTGGATGTCGTGACGCCCACGCACCGGAGACCGGCATCGCGATCCGAGTGACCCTCTTTTTGCGGTAGTTCATGAGTGCGCAAATATCTCGCGTCACCCTACCGCTCACCCGTCACCCCGTCCGCAAGTAGGATCCCCACCGCGGATGGAGCCCGTCGCCACGGGGGCGCCGATAAGGAACGTTTCCGTCCGGCAAGGGAATTGGTGAGCTGTGAGTCAGATCGTCGTCAAGCGCCCACCACGGGTCCTGCCCTCCGAAGTGCCCAGCGAGCAGGTGCAGCTGCAACCGCCGCCGGAGCTGCCCAAGGGGCAGCAGGAGGGCGTGCTGATGCAACTCCTGCCCATGCTCGGCATGGGCGGCTCCGTCGTCTTCTTCTTCATGACCCCGAATCCGATCATGCGGATCATGGGCATGATCATGATCGCGTCCACGGTCGGCATGGGCATCGCGATGCTCGTACGCTACCGGCGCGGCACCCAGGGTCAGCTCGCCGACCTGCGGCGCGACTACCTGAGGTACCTCACCCAGACCCGGAAGTCGGTGCTGCGCACGGCGCGGCTCCAGCGTGACGCGCAGTTCTATCTGCACCCGTCGCCGGAGCAGCTGTGGGCGCTGGTCGCAGAAGGCAGCCGGGTGTGGGAGCGACGCGTCGGCGACGACGACTTCGGCCAGGTGCGCGTCGGCCTCGGCAGCCAGCAGCTCGCCACCGCGCTCCTCGCCCCCGAGACCGCCCCCGTCGACGACCTGGAGCCGCTGACCGCCGGCGCCATGCGGCAGTTCCTGGCGACGCACGGCACGCTCGACGGCCTGCCGATGGCGGTGTCGCTGCGCGCCTTCTACCACGTGGCGGTGAGCGGCGAGGCCGCGTCCGTCCGCTCGGTGACCCGCGCGATGGTGGGGTCGCTCGCCTCGCTGCACTCCCCCGAGGACCTGGTCGTCGCGGTGGCGGCCGCCCCCGAGAACGCCGCCCAGTGGGAGTGGGCGAAGTGGCTCCCGCACGTCCAGGCGCGCGGCGCGGTCGACGGCGCCGGCAGCCTGCGGCTGATCACCACGGACGTGATGGAGCTGCAGGAGATGCTCGCCGGGCACCTGGAGGGCCGGCCGCGCTTCCAGGGCGGCGACAATCCGCTGCTCGACCAGCCGCACCTCGTCATCGTCCTCGACGGCCGGACCGTGCCGCCCATGTCGGCGCTGGCGGCCGCCGAGGGCCTGCAGGGCGTGACGATCCTGGAGGTCGTCCCCGGTGACGCCGGGGGCGCGCGCGGACAGCTGTCGGTGGTCGTGCACGCCGACGAGCTGCGCCTGGAGTCCGGGCACGGCCTCGTGTACGACGGCACCCCCGACGGGCTCAGCCTGGAGGCCGCCGAGGCGCTGGCCCGCCAGCTGGCGCCGCTGCGCATGGCGTCGGGCGGCGACGACGACGAACCGCTGCTGGCGAACCTCGAGTTCACCGACCTGCTGAACCTCGGCGACGCGGCCTCGGTCGACGTCAGCCGCACCTGGCGGCCGCGCTCGCAGTCGGAGCGGCTGCGCGTGCCGATCGGTGTCGGCGAGGACGGATCGCCCGTGATGCTGGACCTGAAGGAGGCCGCGCAGGAGGGCATGGGCCCGCACGGCCTGTGCGTGGGCGCGACCGGCTCCGGCAAGTCGGAGCTGCTGCGGACGCTGGTGCTGGGCCTCGCGGTCACGCACTCGTCGGAGACCCTCAACTTCGTCCTCGCGGACTTCAAGGGTGGCGCGACCTTCGCCGGCATGTCGCAGATGCCGCACGTGGCGGCCGTCATCACCAACCTCGCGGACGACCTGACGCTCGTCGACCGCATGGGCGACTCGATCCGGGGCGAGCTGAACCGGCGGCAGGAGATGCTGCGCGACGCCGGCAACTACGCCAACATCCACGACTACGAGAAGGCGCGCGCGGCCGGCGCCGCGCTGCAGCCGATCCCCTCGCTCGTCCTGGTCATCGACGAGTTCAGCGAACTCCTCACCGCCAAGCCCGACTTCATCGACATGTTCGTGCAGATCGGCCGCATCGGCCGGTCGCTCGGCGTGCACCTGCTGCTGGCGTCGCAGCGCCTGGAGGAGGGCCGGCTGCGCGGCCTGGAGACGTACCTGTCGTACCGGATCGGTCTGCGGACCTTCTCGACGGCCGAGTCGCGCGCGGCGATCGGTGTCCCCGACGCGTACCACCTGCCGAACGTGCCGGGCTCCGGCTACCTGAAGTTCGGTACCGACGAGATGGTCCGCTTCAAGGCGGCGTACGTCTCCGGCGTGTACCGCTCCAGCGCGCAGCGGCTCGCCGTCGCCGGCGGCCCGCTGCCGGTCGACCGGCGGCCGGTGCCGTTCACGGCGGCGCCCGTGCCGATCCGGTACGTCCAGCCGTCGGCGCGGCCGCAGGTGCCGGACGCGGGGACGCAGGAGGACGACGCGCTGGCCGACTCCGTGCTGGACGTCATCGTGCGGCGGCTGGAGGGGCGCGGTGTGGAGGCCCACCAGGTGTGGCTGCCGCCGCTGGACAACCCGCCGCCGCTGGACGAGGTGCTGCCGGGGCTCTCGGAGGTGCAGGGCCGCGGTCTGACCCAGCCGGGCTTCGAGGGCGCGGGACGGCTCGTCGTACCGCTCGGTGTCGTGGACAAGCCGTTCGAGCAGCGCCGCGACACGCTGTACCGGGACTTCTCGGGCGCGGCCGGCCACATGCAGATCATCGGTGGCCCGCAGTCGGGCAAGTCGACGCTGCTGCGCACCCTGATCTCCGCCTTCGCCCTCACGCACACCCCGCACGAGGTGCAGTTCTACGGCCTCGACTTCGGTGGTGGCGGTCTGTCGGCGGTCGCCGGCCTGCCGCATGTCGGCGGCATCGCGTCGCGCCTCGACCCCGAGCGCGTGCGGCGTACGGTCGCCGAGGTGTACGGCATCCTGTCGCGCCGCGAGGAGTTCTTCCGCAGCGCCGGGATCGACTCCATCGCCACGTTCCGCCGGCTGCGCGCCCGGGGCGAGATCTCCGTGACGGACCAGCCGTGGGGCGACGTGTTCCTGGTCATCGACGGCTGGGGCAACTTCCGCTCCGACTACGAGGGCCTGGAGCAGCTCGTGATGGACATGGCCGCGCGCGGTCTGGGCTACGGCATCCACGTCGTGCTCACCGCGTCCCGGTCCATGGAGGTGCGGGCCAACCTCAAGGACCACCTGATGAACCGGCTGGAGCTGCGGCTGGGTGACCCCATGGACTCCGAGCTGGACCGGCGGGTGGCGGCGAACGTCCCGGCCGGGGTGCCGGGCCGTGGTCTCACCCCGGAGAAGCTGCACTTCATGGCGGCGGTCCCGCGGATCGACGGCATCAACTCCGACAGCGACCTCTCGGAGGCGACGGCCGCGATGGCCCGCGAGGTCGGCCGGCACTGGACGGCGCCGGGCGCCCCGGCCGTACGGCTGCTGCCGCGCGAGCTGCCGGCGGAGAACCTTCCGGCGGGCTACGCGCACCCGGAGCGCGGTGTCTCCTTCGCGATCGACGAGAACAACCTGGCGCCGGTCTTCGCCGACTTCGAGCGCGACCCGTTCTTCCTGGTCTTCGGCGAGAGCGAGTCCGGCAAGTCCAACCTGCTGCGGCTGCTGGTCAAGCAGCTGACCGAGCGGTACGACGGGGACTCCTGCAAGCTGTTCGTGGTCGACAACCGGCGCGCCCTGCTGGACGTGACGCCCGCCACGCACCTCGCGGAGTACGTCCCGATGTCCAACAACATGGACCACCACGTGGACGCCCTGGTGGGCCTGATGCGGCGGCGCACGCCGTCGGAGGACGTCACGGCGCAGCAGCTGCGGGACCGCAGCTGGTGGCAGGGCCCGAACATCTTCGTCGTCGTCGACGACTACGACCTGGTGTCGACGTCCAGCGGCAACCCGCTGGCCCCGCTCACCGAACTGCTGCCGTTCGCCCGCGACGTGGGCGTCCGCTTCATCATCGCCCGCAACACGGCGGGCGCGAGCCGCGCCGCGTACGAGCCGTTCATGCAGCGCATGATGGAACTGGGCGCCCAGGGCGTGATCCTGTCCGGCGACCCGAGCGAGGGCGACGTCCTGAGCGGCGTCCGCCCCCGCCCGATGCCCCCGGGCCGAGGCATCTTCGTCTCCCGCCAACGCGGAAACCCGCTGGTGCAGACGGGCCTCATGGCTTCGGATCTGCGGTAGGCGGACGCACTTGTCGGGGCGCTCGCGGGGTGCGGGCGCCCCGACAAGGCTTTTTCGGGCCGGGTGACACTCCGGTCGGATGAGATGACTTGCAGTTATCACGGCTGGGTTCCTAGCGTGGCGCCAGCACAGTGCTTTCTACGTGGAAGGGGCAGGCACGCGCATGGCGTGGGACGAGTGGGAGCAACTGAAGGCCGAGGCCCAAGCCCGTGGCGATACGGGGATGCGGCTGAACGGGGTACCGCCGGAGCCCGCCCCCAACGCGGGAGGCCCGAACGGTGTCCTCAAGGTCCACCAGGCCGACCTGGCCGCGATCGGTGACGAGGCGTTCAAGCTCTACACCCGGCTGTGGAAGGAGGCCCGCGTCACCAGCACCGAGACGGCGGGCACCGACTTGACCAGTCAGGGAATCATGCTGGGCAGTGCCCTCACCCATGTGTCACAGCGCTGGGACCGGCAGCTGAACACCCTGATGGACGCCTGCGCCCTGATCTCCAACCACATGGACTTCACGAAGAACGCGCACCAGGGCGACGAGTACCACATCAAGCGTCGCGTGAGCAGCATCCACGCGCTGGACGCGGGCTTCGACGAGTCGTTCGCGCCGCCGGGCAAGAAGAACGACGTGTACGGCACCAAGGAGAAGAAGGACGAGAAGGGCTAGAGGGGCATCGTGGACTTCGAATCTCTTCACTCGGCCAACTTCAAGCTGCTCGACGACACCGTCAGCGACTGGACGAGCATGGTCCAAAGGCTCGGACAATTGGAGAAGGAGGCGCGGGACGGCCTCCGCGGAAAGGCCCTGAAGGCCAACTGGATGGGCTACAACGCCACGGTGTCCCGTGCGTTCGTCGGCAGGACGGCGGGAGAGTTCGCCGACGCGCATGCTCAGGCGACGTCCATCCGCAACATCATGCGCGACACGCGGGACGAGCTGAAGACACAGCAGCGCCTGCTGAAGGAAGCGGTTGAGCGCGGGCGGGGGAAGCAGCTCACGGTGAAGTCCGACGGCTGCTTCTTCACGGTGCTGGCCGGCCCGGACGCGAAGTCCCCCGCCGCGCAGAAGGACGTCGACGCGCTGCGCGACGAACTTCAGCGGATCGTCGACAAGGCAGGCGAGATCGACGCCTCGGCCACCACGGCGCTCAAGGCGCTGGTCGACCTCACGGACTACGGCTTCTCCGGAGCGAAATACCGGGACCGCGACACCGCCACAGCCGCTCTGGAGCGGGCGGATCGCCTGGCGGCACTCGCGGGGAAGGACCCCAAGGGGCTGACGGTCAAGGAATTCGACGAGCTCAACGCGGGACTGAAGAAGTACTCCGGCGACGAGCTGTTCGCCGAGCACTTCGCCGAGAAGCTGGGTGCGCAGGGGACGCTCCGGTTCTGGGAGGGACTCAACGACCCCCACACAAACGGCGACCTCGAGGGCGCGCGCCGCGACCGGTTCGAGGACCTCCAGAAGCATCTGAGCCTGACGCTCGCCACTGCGACGCAGGCCGACACTCTGGAGATGACGAAGTGGAGGGGCGAGATGATCGACATCGGCAGCCAGCCCGTCCATAAGAACAGCGGCAACCTGGGCTTCCAGGTGATGAGCAACCTGATGCGCTGGGGGAACTTCGAGGACCAGTTCCTCAAGGACTACGGCAAGGCCCTGATCGACACCGAGAAGCGCGTCACGGACAACGGCCGGGGCATGGCCCACGCCTGGATGCAGCAGCCGATGGACCCCTTGCTGAACCGCACCGGAACCGATTCCGGCGCGGACCCCGTCGTGGGCTTCATGAAGGCCCTGTCCAACAATCCGGGCGCCGCGACGGACTTCTTCAACGGGACGTTCGTCACCAAGGACGAGGACCACGAGTTCAAGACGAAGCTTCCCAACGGAGAGGAAGAGAAGGCGGAAGTCTCCAACTTCCGGTACCTCTTCGAAGAGCGCGAATGGCCGCCTGTCGAGGACGACAAGGGCGAGAAGAGCATCGCCGGCCGCAACTACATGGCCGCAGCCCTGGAGGCGGCGACTACGGGACATCCGGCGGGCGAATCGCCGACGCGTGAGACTCCCCCGCACAACGAGGGGCAGACCGCGGTCATGGAACAGCTTGTCGAGTCCATCGGCCGTAAGCCGGAGATCTTGAAGGAACACGGGTACATGTCCGACAGCATCGGGCAGATCACCTCGGAGTACCTGCCGGACATCCACCGGGCCATGACGAACGCCGGCCCGCTCAATACGAGCGTGCCAAAGCTCTTCCCGATCGCGGGGGCGCATGCCGACTTCAACCACACAGACGTGACGCGGCTCCTCTTGATGGTAAGCCAGAACCCTGAGGGCTACGCGGCCGTCGAAGTCGGCCAGAAGGCCTATATGGCCAATCTGCTCGACTACCACATGAATCCTGACCTTCCGCAGGATCAGCGGTATCCGCACAGCATGGAGGAAACTGTCACCGAGATCGCCAGGCAATCGGCCGAAGTCGGCGGCACACTCGCCATGGGACGACAGGAGGGCGTGCTCGGCGAAGCCAAGCAGAACGACGGGGACTACGCAAATGCCGTGAATGAGAGGAAAGCAACCGTCTCTGGAGTCCTCGGCATGGGAGTCGGTATCGGAACAGGCTTCATCGCCAGCCCACCGGTCGGAGCAGCCGTGGGCGGGGCGGTAAGTACGGTGGGTGGCGTGATCATCGAACTCGTCTTCCAGAACGCGGCGGGTGAGGAGCTCAAGAGTCGGGGTTACAACGCGGCGCGGCTGTGGGAAGACAGCGAGGAAAAGAATGTCGCACTGAGCGGGGAAGCCGCCAGGCAAGCCGCTGCGGCACACAAGTCGCCGTACGCCGATCAGGCCGAGGAATGGGCGCGAAAGGGCACAGCTGACGGATTCAACGACGCACACACAGGCGCTAAGCAGATGGCTGGTGACCTCCTGACCGCTCCGAGTGCAACTTAACCACCAGATGGACACCTCGAAGGTACGGGTCCGGCCGCGAGCCGCAGAGCTTACGCAAGGCCACGCTGCAGACCACACCACAAGGACGATCATGCCCCTTAGAGAAGACTTCTCACGTTGGCGAGGCATCGCCCTCTCGGCAGGCCTGCTCGCGATGTCCCTGATAGTGACTGCCTGCTCGTCCCCACCAACACGCGACTACCAGACTCCAGAGACTCTATGCGGGACCAAGGTGCCCAAACAGCTACTGGAGGCAGTGCTTCCTCCAGGGAAGTCCATCTCTGCGCAATCGAAGTCCGGACATGGGTCTCAGCGTTGCCGTCTGGAAATCGACGGAAACACCGCGCTTTCTGCCGGAGTCGAGTGGTACGACGAGGGAAGGCCTTTGGATTTCCTTGCCGGACTGATGATGCCGCCGGTCGGAGACGCCGGATTCGAACGCCCCCATAAGCTCACTCCCGACAAGCGTTTTCTGATCTCTGACTCAGCTGCGGTTGGCCTGGTCAAGTGTGCCGACCCCAGCTACATCGACAGGGACGTCAAAGGGGACCTCTTCACCAAGATGTATGTCCTGGGCGGCCAGTCGAACGAAGAGGAAATCAAGTCCCTGATCACCGCGTACACCGAAGCCATGACCAATTCCGCGGCCTGCAGGAACGAAATCTGGTGAGGCACTGGTCCACCTGGCCACGCCGACACCGGGTCCGATGCCAGACCTGCGTGGTCGCAGGGGCCTTGGCCTTGGCGTTGACCGCAGGCGTATGGGGATACGTGGAGGTCTTCACGAAAGGGATCGACCGGCTTCCCGATCGTCCATGCGCCGGAGCTGTCGAGCGCGATACCGTCGCACGCGCGCTGCCCAGTGCGCGTAAGGCAGTGGAAAAGGAAGTGTTGTCCCCCGACCAGTTCGATTGGATCATGTTCACGTGTAGCGTTACCACCAGCGACGGCCACATGATCTTGGGCGACGTGCAGCCCACGATGGGATCGCTCGATGAATGGCGCGATTACTTCTCCGGCGGAAAACTTGAGGAGAACGCGGTCGAGGTTTCCTCGGGCGATGTCCTTATCCGCACGTCATCCGGGTACGCGGCGGCGTACGTCCCTTGCACGTTGTCCAGGGAAGCCGAATCGCAGCGAGGTGAACACAAGCCCATCCAAGGACTGGTGGTGGTGGCAGACACGCTCGGCAGGACCCGGGCGAAGGGTACCGAGCTGGCTCAAGTGATGGGGGATTTCGCCTATCAGTTGGCCGTGCATGTGTACAAGATCGGTGGCTGTCAGCAGCCCCGTACCTTCCCCGATGCACTTCCACCTGTCGCGAGCGGAGAGCCGGTGATCGAACCGTAGTGGGCCCCGGAGATGCATGAGGGGCGGGCACCTCCCGCGCGTGCCCGCCCCTTCGTTACAGCCTCGGCCGTCACCGCTTACTGGAAGTTCGACGCGGCCTTCTTGTCGCCGGCCTGGTACGCCGGAGAAGCCTCGCGCACCGCGTTCGAGATCTGGGTCAGCGACGTGTGGATCGCCGTCGCGCGGCGGTCCCAGTCGGCCTGCGCGGTGTTGTACGCCTCGCGGGCCTCGCCCTCCCAGAGGGAGGAGATCGACTTGATCTTGGCCTGAATGGCCTTGAGGCTCGCGTCCAGGCGGTCGGCCTGCTTCTTGATGTCACCCGCGGCGTCATCGAGCCGCGCGTAAGTGACGATCATCGTGCCGTCGTTGTTCGCCATCGGTCCTCCAACCGTGTCGTGCTGTCGTAAGTCGGCCGGGCTCCGTGCACGGCCGGAGCGTGTCAGTAGCTGCTGAGGTTCGACGTACGGGCCTCGGCCTTGGCGTCGCCCGAGTAGCCGTCGGCCACGTCGATGCCCCGCATGGCCGCCTCGATCTCGTCGTCCGTGTTGCCGGCGATGGTGCGAGCGGCCTCAATGGCCTCCTGGAACTTCAGCAGAAGCTTGCCGATGCCGACCATGTTCTGGTTGATCTGCGCCTGCTTGACGTTGAACGCACCGGCACCGATACCGGCCCAGGCGCCTTCCAGGCTGTCGATGGTCGCCTGCAGGGCGGCCAGCTGGGCCTTCACGTCGTCGAAGTTGCGGGTCAGCTCATCCTGGAGGCCCTTGAGGGCAACGCCATTGACCTTCTGCACTGCCATGCGATGTGCTTCCTCTCTGGAGGTTCTCGGTGGGGGTTTCCTCACCGGTCGGTGCGCGCGATGCGAGGTCGCACGCTGAGCGGGCGGGTCAGCTGCTGCGGCGCTTGCGGGCGATCAGGAACACGCCGCCCGCGAGGACAGCGGCCGCCGCGACGCCGCCCAGGACCAGGCCCAACTGGCCACCACCGTCGGCCTTCTCGCTGGAGACTGCCACGGAGGAGTCGCCTGTGGGCTTGCTCTGCGGTGCTTGTGACGAAGCTGGTGCAGAAGCTGCGCCGGAGGCGGGTGTGGAGGGTGCCGGGGAGGCCCCACCTTCGGCACCCTTCATGTCGGGCAGCGGGTTGACGTTCGGGTCACCCGGCTTGCCCAGGCCACGGTTGATGTGCGCACCGGGGCGGACGATGCCGTGACCGAGGTAGTTGCTGAGCGTGCCGGGCTTCCAGCCCTCACCCTTGCCGGCGCTCTCGAACATGACGCGAAGCACCTGGTTCGCGGTCCAGTCGGGGTGCGCGGACCAGATCAGCGCGGCGGAGGCGGAGGCGATGGCGGTGGCGGAGCTAGTGCCCTGCGCGCCGTCGCAGTAGCGTGTGAACGTCGCGTCGCACCAATTGGGAATGTCCTGGCCGGGTGCAGCGATGTCCACGAAGCTACCGTGCTGGGAGAACTCGCCCACCTTGCCATCGCGGTCCGTTGCGGCGACGCCAACGACCTCCGGGTAAGCCGCCGGGTACTCCCGCTTGTTGCCTTTGTCCCCGGAGTTGCCCACAGCAGCCAAGAGTAGTTTGCCCTTGCTGTGCGCGTACTTCACCGCGTCAGCGAGTCGTTGGGTCTGATATGGCGTGCCGAACGACATGCTGATGATTTGCGCGTCGCTGTCGGCTGCGGCCCGAATGCCGTCCTCCATGTCCCAGGGGTTCTTCTTGAGTTCCTGTGACCCGGAGCTGTTGGTGCGGATAGGGATGATCTTGACGCCTGGTGCCAGTCCCTGGAGGCCTCCACCTCGTCCGGTTCCCGCGATCAACTCGGCCATGCTCGTCCCGTGACCATCGTTGTCGTCGGTTTTCCC is a window encoding:
- a CDS encoding S8 family serine peptidase, with amino-acid sequence MAAGTTHRPRRRLTWALALAGAWTIGFAGMAPSAVAEDMRAKQWYLDAMHVDEIWKKTTGEGIKVAVIDSGVNASTPSLKGQVLKGVDATTVNGKTDDNDGHGTSMAELIAGTGRGGGLQGLAPGVKIIPIRTNSSGSQELKKNPWDMEDGIRAAADSDAQIISMSFGTPYQTQRLADAVKYAHSKGKLLLAAVGNSGDKGNKREYPAAYPEVVGVAATDRDGKVGEFSQHGSFVDIAAPGQDIPNWCDATFTRYCDGAQGTSSATAIASASAALIWSAHPDWTANQVLRVMFESAGKGEGWKPGTLSNYLGHGIVRPGAHINRGLGKPGDPNVNPLPDMKGAEGGASPAPSTPASGAASAPASSQAPQSKPTGDSSVAVSSEKADGGGQLGLVLGGVAAAAVLAGGVFLIARKRRSS